The Latilactobacillus sakei subsp. sakei DSM 20017 = JCM 1157 genome includes a window with the following:
- the scpB gene encoding SMC-Scp complex subunit ScpB, whose protein sequence is MNHLAEIESLLYVAGDEGITLQHIARLIMLDEAAVRQLLTKLAERYQADEQSGLSLIQAADCYKLVTKKAYAGLLKAYFDGPVSTSISQAALEVLAIIVYRQPLTRIEIDEVRGVQSSGAIQTLLARQLIVEKGRKDAPGRPILYGTSDYFLDYFGLGSLKELPELEQMTLTDDTTESDNDSADLYYRQFEQTLNETGPETAPKGEQ, encoded by the coding sequence ATGAACCATCTCGCTGAAATTGAAAGTTTACTCTATGTCGCCGGCGATGAAGGCATTACACTGCAACACATCGCACGACTTATTATGTTAGATGAGGCTGCAGTACGACAGTTACTAACGAAATTAGCTGAACGTTATCAGGCGGATGAGCAATCTGGCCTTAGTTTGATTCAAGCGGCTGATTGTTATAAGTTAGTGACTAAGAAGGCTTATGCGGGCTTATTGAAGGCCTATTTTGATGGTCCTGTTTCGACGAGTATTAGCCAAGCGGCACTTGAAGTATTGGCGATCATCGTTTATCGGCAACCACTAACGCGAATTGAAATTGACGAAGTGCGCGGTGTGCAAAGTAGTGGGGCAATTCAAACGCTACTTGCCAGACAATTAATCGTTGAAAAAGGGCGTAAAGATGCACCTGGTCGGCCGATTTTATATGGGACGAGCGATTATTTCTTAGATTACTTTGGCTTAGGCTCGTTAAAAGAATTACCAGAACTAGAACAAATGACATTAACGGACGATACGACAGAATCGGATAATGATTCCGCTGATTTATATTATCGTCAGTTTGAACAGACATTAAATGAAACGGGACCAGAGACGGCCCCTAAAGGAGAACAATAA
- a CDS encoding RecQ family ATP-dependent DNA helicase: MTSEQLIYDQLAQHFGYSTFKPGQLAVIQSVLAGQETLAVLPTGTGKSLCYQLPAYILGHTTVIVSPLIALMQDQVAQLNYQGEKRAVAINSNLVPQQKYQLLTHLADYRFIFMAPETISQPEVIQALQRCQIDLFVVDEAHCISQWGIDFRPDYLVLATIKAQLRPTATLALTATANDRVRQDILNKLALKNAAQIMTSVDRPNIYLGVSQQPDEQAKNQFLASLVQKSQGPGIIYFSSRQKTMEIAAFLQQETDLKIAYYHAALSTQERYLIQQQFMQGQLDLICTTNAFGMGINKADIRYVIHYHLPQNIESYLQEIGRAGRDGQPAYALVLTTPQDLYLQQSLVSFGIPEPGLIRRYYQEPQLFKQSQGNEFELLRRYQQLGMTEEEVIKLLDNRQTEKQFSLQTMLDYLTLKGCRRQFIVNYFDQAPKTIEHSETCCGEQDSTDFLAQLDLEQAINYKTAETVVLTGWTGILDQLF, translated from the coding sequence ATGACTTCTGAACAACTCATTTATGACCAGTTAGCGCAGCACTTTGGCTATTCAACCTTTAAACCGGGCCAGTTAGCGGTTATTCAGTCGGTACTTGCTGGGCAGGAGACATTAGCCGTTTTACCAACTGGGACTGGGAAGTCGCTGTGTTATCAATTACCGGCCTATATCTTGGGGCATACGACTGTGATTGTCTCGCCACTAATCGCATTAATGCAAGATCAGGTCGCCCAATTGAATTACCAAGGGGAAAAGCGAGCTGTCGCCATTAATTCTAATTTAGTGCCTCAGCAAAAATACCAGTTGTTGACGCATTTAGCGGACTACCGCTTTATTTTTATGGCACCGGAGACTATCAGTCAACCGGAAGTGATTCAAGCGCTCCAACGTTGCCAAATTGATTTATTTGTGGTTGATGAGGCCCATTGTATTTCACAATGGGGGATTGATTTTAGACCGGACTATTTAGTTTTAGCAACCATCAAGGCCCAATTGCGGCCAACCGCAACATTGGCTTTGACGGCAACTGCCAATGATCGTGTACGCCAAGATATTTTGAATAAGTTGGCGTTAAAAAACGCGGCCCAAATCATGACCTCTGTTGATCGCCCCAATATCTATTTGGGCGTGAGCCAACAACCTGATGAACAAGCAAAGAATCAATTTTTAGCCAGCTTAGTGCAAAAAAGCCAAGGTCCCGGGATTATTTATTTTTCAAGTCGGCAAAAGACGATGGAGATTGCGGCCTTTTTGCAGCAAGAAACTGATCTGAAGATTGCGTATTACCACGCGGCGTTATCAACCCAGGAGCGGTATTTGATTCAACAACAATTTATGCAAGGACAACTTGATTTGATTTGTACAACCAATGCTTTTGGGATGGGGATTAATAAGGCGGATATTCGCTATGTGATTCATTATCACCTGCCACAAAACATCGAAAGTTACTTGCAAGAAATCGGACGGGCAGGTCGAGATGGGCAACCAGCCTATGCTTTAGTCCTAACAACTCCGCAAGATTTATATTTACAACAATCACTCGTTTCATTTGGAATTCCGGAACCAGGCCTCATTCGGCGCTATTATCAGGAACCGCAATTATTTAAACAAAGTCAAGGCAATGAATTTGAACTACTACGTCGCTACCAGCAACTGGGGATGACCGAAGAAGAGGTCATTAAGTTATTGGATAATCGTCAAACCGAAAAGCAGTTTTCACTACAAACGATGCTGGATTATTTGACCCTCAAGGGCTGTCGACGGCAATTTATTGTGAACTATTTTGACCAGGCACCAAAGACGATTGAACACAGCGAAACGTGTTGCGGGGAACAGGATTCGACCGACTTTTTAGCACAATTAGACTTAGAACAGGCTATTAATTATAAAACCGCTGAAACCGTTGTTCTGACTGGTTGGACGGGAATCTTGGACCAATTATTTTAG
- a CDS encoding pseudouridine synthase: protein MERLQKVIANAGVASRRKAETLIATGHVTLNGKVVKEMGIKVDSTSAHIEVDGVPLTREKKVYYALYKPRQVISAVTDDKKRRVVTEYLEDIQERVYPIGRLDYDTSGLLLLTNDGDFANMMMHPKYKVDKTYVAKVSGLPTAEMLRQLRKGIMLEKRKTAPAKVKIISTDRRKNTAILSITIHEGMNHQVKNMLAAVGLPVSKLKRETYGFLTLDGLVSGEYRALKPIEVAEFKKIAELNEKPKHKNRPKLSRHD, encoded by the coding sequence ATGGAACGACTACAAAAAGTCATCGCAAATGCGGGCGTTGCCTCACGACGGAAGGCTGAAACGCTAATTGCGACTGGTCACGTTACTTTAAACGGTAAAGTGGTTAAGGAAATGGGGATTAAGGTTGATAGTACTTCTGCTCATATCGAAGTGGATGGTGTGCCATTAACGCGTGAAAAAAAGGTTTATTATGCCCTTTATAAACCGCGCCAAGTGATTTCAGCTGTCACGGATGATAAAAAGCGCCGCGTGGTAACAGAATACCTTGAAGATATTCAAGAACGTGTTTACCCAATTGGACGTCTTGATTACGATACATCAGGTTTATTACTATTAACCAATGACGGCGACTTTGCCAACATGATGATGCATCCAAAATACAAGGTTGATAAAACCTATGTTGCGAAAGTATCAGGTTTACCAACTGCAGAAATGCTCCGTCAATTACGGAAGGGAATCATGCTTGAAAAACGTAAGACGGCCCCTGCTAAAGTGAAAATCATTTCAACGGATCGTCGTAAAAATACGGCTATTTTAAGTATTACGATTCATGAAGGGATGAACCATCAAGTTAAGAACATGTTAGCTGCTGTTGGCTTACCCGTTTCTAAGTTAAAACGGGAAACATACGGCTTCTTAACGTTAGATGGTTTAGTTTCTGGCGAATACCGTGCTTTGAAACCAATCGAAGTCGCAGAATTCAAAAAGATCGCTGAATTAAATGAAAAACCAAAGCATAAAAACAGACCAAAATTGTCACGACATGACTAA
- a CDS encoding HU family DNA-binding protein gives MANKAQLIENVASKTGLTKKDATAAVDAVFGSIQDTLKQGDKVQLIGFGTFEVRERAARKGRNPQTGAEIKIPASKVPAFKPGKALKDSVK, from the coding sequence ATGGCAAACAAAGCACAATTGATCGAAAACGTTGCATCAAAGACTGGTTTAACTAAGAAAGATGCAACTGCTGCAGTAGACGCAGTATTTGGTTCAATCCAAGACACTTTGAAACAAGGTGACAAAGTTCAACTAATCGGCTTTGGTACATTCGAAGTACGTGAACGTGCAGCTCGTAAGGGCCGTAACCCACAAACTGGTGCAGAAATCAAGATTCCTGCAAGCAAAGTACCTGCATTCAAGCCAGGTAAAGCTTTAAAGGATTCTGTTAAATAA
- the xerD gene encoding site-specific tyrosine recombinase XerD — MDDLIQDYLHYLKIERGLSENTRQSYRQDLKQYQQFLVSQKLTSFTEDRFIILGFLQAQTTAKKAQSSITRSISTLRKFYQYLAREGRIQKDPMLQIDSPKQGRHLPAVLSSEEIERLLKTPDTSTPLGLRDRAILEVLYATGLRVSELVHLKLTDLHLSLGLIQTLGKGDKERIIPIGDVAVDWINQYLERSRNRLTKGKDSPYLFVNFHGNGLTRQGIWKNLKVIVQAAGIDKDVTPHTLRHSFATVLLENGADLRIVQELLGHSDISTTQIYTHISKKHLTEVYQRSHPRD, encoded by the coding sequence TTGGATGATTTAATTCAAGATTATTTACATTATCTGAAGATTGAACGCGGCCTTTCTGAAAATACGCGTCAGAGTTACCGGCAAGATTTGAAACAGTATCAGCAGTTTTTAGTGTCACAAAAATTGACGTCTTTTACAGAAGACCGATTTATTATTTTGGGTTTCTTACAGGCCCAAACGACGGCTAAAAAGGCGCAAAGCAGTATCACGCGTAGTATTTCGACATTGCGTAAATTCTATCAATATTTAGCGCGTGAGGGACGTATTCAAAAAGATCCGATGCTACAGATTGATTCACCGAAGCAAGGTCGCCACTTACCGGCTGTTTTGTCATCAGAAGAGATCGAACGCTTGTTAAAGACCCCGGACACGAGTACACCATTAGGTCTGCGCGACCGGGCAATTCTTGAAGTCTTGTATGCGACTGGTTTGCGGGTTAGTGAACTGGTTCATCTGAAATTGACGGATTTACATTTATCTCTGGGGTTGATTCAGACCCTAGGTAAAGGGGATAAGGAACGAATTATTCCAATTGGCGATGTTGCGGTGGACTGGATTAATCAATATCTAGAACGCAGCCGTAACCGGCTAACCAAGGGCAAGGATTCACCTTATTTGTTCGTTAATTTTCACGGGAACGGGTTAACAAGACAAGGCATTTGGAAAAATTTAAAAGTCATTGTCCAAGCCGCAGGAATTGATAAAGATGTGACACCGCATACACTGCGGCATTCTTTTGCGACCGTTCTGCTTGAAAATGGTGCTGATTTACGGATTGTCCAGGAATTATTGGGCCATTCCGATATTTCAACTACCCAGATTTATACGCATATCAGTAAGAAACATCTCACGGAAGTTTATCAAAGAAGCCATCCGCGTGACTAA
- a CDS encoding ECF transporter S component: protein MRVSKVRTMVGVAMLGAISFIVMFFEFPIILAFPFLKIDFSDVIVLLGTFIYGPIGGIGVAVIRSLLHFIMTGASLPSLVGDFAGVMASIFYLLPFYYLFNRQKSVLWGQVIAGTVSSISMTIVMCLANWLFILPMYIKLLNFNLGMSMTKYVFIGLVPFNLIKGALVTVVFAVLYLRILPWLKQHMKTAV from the coding sequence ATGCGTGTTTCAAAAGTACGGACAATGGTGGGGGTCGCGATGTTAGGGGCGATTTCATTTATTGTTATGTTTTTCGAGTTTCCAATTATTTTGGCGTTTCCATTTCTGAAAATTGATTTCAGTGATGTGATTGTCTTATTGGGAACATTTATCTACGGACCAATCGGCGGAATCGGAGTCGCGGTAATTCGGTCGTTACTCCACTTCATCATGACCGGTGCCAGCTTACCTAGTTTGGTGGGCGATTTTGCCGGTGTGATGGCATCGATTTTTTATCTATTACCATTTTATTATCTCTTTAACCGTCAAAAGAGTGTGCTGTGGGGGCAAGTGATTGCCGGAACAGTCAGTTCAATCAGCATGACAATCGTGATGTGCTTAGCCAACTGGTTATTCATCTTACCGATGTATATTAAGCTATTGAACTTTAATTTAGGGATGTCGATGACTAAATACGTCTTTATCGGACTAGTGCCCTTTAATTTGATTAAGGGTGCGTTGGTCACAGTCGTCTTTGCAGTCTTATATCTTAGAATTTTGCCATGGTTAAAACAACATATGAAAACAGCAGTTTAG
- the rpsA gene encoding 30S ribosomal protein S1, with product MNDANLNDTQSSETMAAALDSVHEVKIGDVVKGEVLVIEDRQVIVGIEGTGVEGVVPQKELSSQPIETLTDAVKVGDQFDLVVIATIGNDKENGSYLLSKRRLEARKVWAEIEQKFENKETIKATVLNVVKGGLVVDAGVRGFVPASMLSDRFVRDLNSFKGQELELQIIEIEPSENRLILSRKALVEQERQAQLKAVFEKLLPGDIVEGEVARLTNFGAFVDLGGVDGLVHVSEISYDHINQPSDVLEVGQNVKVKILSLDQEKGRISLSIKDTQPGPWDDIAEKAPVGSTLEGTVKRLTTFGAFVEVFPGVEGLVHISQISHQHIATPNDVLEEGQTVQVKVLSVDPEQQRLGLSIKALQEKPAGAKDSEQEDVAPSDYEMPEEETGFSIGDMLGKALDEK from the coding sequence ATGAATGATGCTAATTTGAATGACACCCAAAGCAGTGAAACAATGGCAGCTGCTTTAGATAGTGTCCATGAAGTCAAAATTGGGGACGTTGTTAAGGGTGAAGTTTTAGTAATTGAAGACCGACAAGTCATTGTTGGTATTGAAGGAACTGGCGTTGAAGGCGTTGTTCCTCAAAAGGAATTATCAAGTCAACCAATTGAAACATTAACGGACGCTGTCAAAGTTGGTGATCAATTTGATTTAGTTGTTATTGCGACAATCGGTAACGACAAGGAAAATGGTAGCTACTTATTATCTAAGCGCCGTTTAGAAGCCCGTAAAGTTTGGGCAGAAATCGAACAAAAATTTGAAAATAAAGAAACAATTAAAGCAACAGTTTTAAACGTTGTCAAAGGCGGCTTAGTTGTTGATGCTGGCGTACGTGGCTTTGTACCTGCTTCTATGCTTTCAGATCGTTTCGTTCGTGATCTTAATAGCTTTAAGGGTCAAGAATTAGAATTACAAATCATTGAAATTGAACCAAGCGAAAACCGCTTAATCTTATCACGTAAAGCATTAGTAGAACAAGAACGTCAAGCACAACTTAAAGCCGTTTTTGAAAAACTATTGCCTGGTGATATTGTTGAAGGCGAAGTTGCACGTTTAACTAACTTCGGTGCCTTTGTTGACTTAGGCGGCGTTGATGGTTTAGTTCACGTTTCAGAAATCTCATACGATCACATTAACCAACCTTCTGATGTATTAGAAGTTGGTCAAAACGTGAAAGTTAAGATTCTTAGCTTAGACCAAGAAAAAGGCCGGATTTCATTATCAATTAAAGATACACAACCTGGTCCTTGGGATGACATCGCTGAAAAAGCACCTGTCGGCAGCACATTAGAAGGGACTGTTAAACGTTTAACTACTTTTGGTGCGTTTGTTGAAGTCTTCCCTGGTGTTGAAGGTCTTGTGCACATTTCACAAATCTCACATCAACATATTGCAACACCAAACGATGTTTTAGAAGAAGGACAAACTGTTCAAGTGAAAGTCTTGTCAGTTGATCCTGAACAACAACGTTTAGGTTTATCAATCAAAGCTTTACAAGAAAAACCAGCAGGTGCTAAGGATTCTGAACAGGAAGACGTTGCACCATCAGATTACGAAATGCCAGAAGAAGAAACTGGCTTTAGTATCGGTGATATGCTTGGTAAAGCATTAGACGAAAAATAG
- a CDS encoding LysM peptidoglycan-binding domain-containing protein, with translation MLKDDKKKQDNPTEEKPWESQFDDDRDDKGNLSRVAAKSKEKGNTYFAIILAVLLVLMIAFPIIAYTVHSSRANRPGLEDSKIVVKTADSEKSKSKSTAKKAKEASESQEAAESKAASESKAKADSEAASAKSASESAKAQAASEQAASQQQAAADSASQQAASESAASSSQSQAEASSSSSSSETAGGTYTLKQGEGLYRAAANNGMSLSELLALNPGLTANSSVAPGTALKVK, from the coding sequence ATGCTCAAAGATGATAAGAAAAAACAAGATAATCCGACGGAAGAAAAACCCTGGGAAAGCCAGTTCGACGATGATCGGGATGACAAAGGAAATTTATCCCGCGTCGCTGCCAAGAGTAAGGAAAAAGGAAATACATATTTTGCTATTATTCTAGCTGTATTATTAGTTTTAATGATCGCATTTCCAATTATCGCTTACACCGTTCATTCTAGTCGTGCGAACCGCCCCGGTTTAGAAGATTCTAAGATTGTCGTCAAAACCGCTGATAGCGAGAAGAGTAAGAGTAAATCAACTGCTAAAAAGGCTAAAGAAGCCAGTGAAAGCCAAGAAGCAGCTGAAAGTAAAGCAGCCAGTGAAAGTAAGGCGAAGGCTGATAGTGAGGCAGCTAGTGCTAAGTCTGCTAGCGAAAGTGCTAAAGCACAAGCAGCTAGTGAACAAGCAGCTAGTCAACAACAAGCTGCCGCTGATAGTGCTAGTCAACAAGCTGCTTCAGAATCTGCTGCTAGTTCAAGTCAAAGTCAAGCTGAAGCGTCAAGCAGCTCATCTTCATCTGAAACAGCGGGTGGTACTTATACCCTTAAACAAGGTGAAGGCCTTTACCGTGCTGCTGCCAACAACGGCATGTCATTGAGTGAATTATTAGCATTGAATCCAGGATTAACAGCTAATTCAAGTGTTGCACCAGGAACCGCACTCAAGGTTAAATAA
- the cmk gene encoding (d)CMP kinase: MQIAIDGPASSGKSTVAKIVATKLGFVYVDTGAMYRSATVLAQQLGLDYGDEAGLMAELTKADIQFQPDEAGQKVFLNGLDITLAIRTPEITNNVSQVSALPAVRTEMVDRQRQIAEQGQVVMDGRDIGTTVLPDAKVKIFMVASAKERAKRRYAENTAKGIMTPLATLQAEIELRDQKDSTRAVSPLRKADDAIEIDTTKLSIDDVVAEILTIAKQNM, from the coding sequence ATGCAAATTGCAATTGATGGACCAGCATCGTCTGGTAAGAGTACCGTGGCTAAGATTGTTGCCACTAAGTTAGGGTTCGTTTATGTTGATACGGGAGCAATGTATCGCTCAGCAACCGTCTTGGCACAACAACTAGGCCTTGATTATGGTGATGAAGCCGGTTTGATGGCTGAATTAACTAAAGCTGATATTCAGTTCCAACCAGATGAAGCTGGTCAAAAAGTCTTCTTAAATGGTTTAGACATTACTTTAGCGATTCGGACACCAGAAATTACGAATAATGTCTCACAAGTTTCAGCATTACCAGCAGTTCGAACAGAAATGGTTGATCGTCAACGCCAAATTGCTGAACAAGGGCAAGTTGTCATGGATGGTCGCGATATTGGCACGACTGTTTTACCAGATGCAAAAGTTAAGATTTTCATGGTGGCTAGTGCGAAAGAACGTGCTAAACGGCGTTATGCTGAAAATACGGCTAAAGGGATTATGACCCCATTAGCAACGTTACAAGCAGAAATCGAATTACGTGATCAAAAAGACAGTACACGGGCAGTTTCACCACTTAGAAAAGCTGACGATGCAATCGAAATTGACACGACAAAGCTCTCAATTGATGACGTTGTTGCTGAAATTTTAACGATTGCGAAACAAAATATGTAA
- the der gene encoding ribosome biogenesis GTPase Der, producing the protein MSKPVIAIVGRPNVGKSTIFNRIAGERISIVEDTPGVTRDRIYTASEWLGHEFSLIDTGGIEISDAPFMEQIKQQAEIAIDEADVIIFLVSAREGVTDADERVAQILYRADKPILLGVNKADNPEQRQDIFDFYSLGFGDPIPVSGAHGQGVGDLLDAAVAKFPTDLEEEDDDSIKFSLIGRPNVGKSSLVNAMLKEDRVIVSQIEGTTRDAIDTKFMAENNQEFTMIDTAGIRKRGKVYENTEKYAVMRALRAIDRSDVVLVVLNAEEGIREQDKKVAGYAHEAGRGIIIVVNKWDTLEKDNHTMKEFEDHIRNQFQYLDYAPIIFVSAKTGVRLQNLPAMIELVSENQNRRIQSALLNDVLMEATTVTPTPAINGKRLRIYYMTQVAVQPPTFVVFVNDINLLHFSYQRFLKNQLRKTFDFTGTPIHLIPRQRK; encoded by the coding sequence ATGTCAAAACCAGTTATCGCAATTGTTGGCCGTCCTAACGTCGGTAAATCAACAATTTTTAACCGGATCGCGGGCGAACGGATCTCAATCGTTGAAGATACGCCAGGTGTTACACGTGACCGGATTTATACAGCAAGTGAATGGTTAGGTCATGAATTCAGTCTAATCGATACCGGTGGGATTGAAATTAGTGATGCACCATTTATGGAACAAATTAAACAACAAGCAGAAATCGCAATTGATGAAGCAGACGTGATTATCTTCTTAGTGAGTGCCAGAGAAGGCGTGACAGATGCTGATGAACGTGTTGCACAAATTCTTTATCGCGCTGACAAACCAATCCTATTAGGGGTTAATAAAGCCGATAATCCAGAACAACGTCAAGATATCTTTGATTTCTACAGCTTAGGCTTTGGTGATCCAATTCCCGTTTCTGGTGCACATGGCCAAGGGGTCGGTGATTTATTAGATGCGGCTGTTGCTAAATTTCCAACGGATCTTGAAGAAGAAGACGATGATAGTATTAAATTTAGTTTAATCGGTCGTCCCAACGTTGGTAAATCATCATTAGTGAATGCGATGTTAAAAGAAGATCGTGTGATTGTTTCTCAAATTGAAGGGACAACTCGTGATGCTATCGATACGAAGTTCATGGCGGAAAATAATCAAGAATTTACAATGATTGATACTGCCGGGATTCGTAAACGTGGTAAGGTCTACGAAAATACTGAAAAGTACGCTGTTATGCGTGCTTTACGTGCGATTGACCGTTCAGACGTCGTATTAGTCGTCTTGAATGCTGAAGAAGGTATTCGGGAACAAGATAAGAAAGTTGCTGGCTACGCACATGAAGCCGGTCGTGGGATTATCATCGTCGTTAATAAGTGGGATACGCTTGAAAAAGATAACCATACGATGAAGGAATTCGAAGACCATATTCGGAATCAATTCCAATACTTAGACTACGCACCAATCATCTTTGTTTCAGCTAAGACGGGTGTTCGTCTTCAAAACTTACCAGCAATGATCGAATTAGTCAGTGAAAACCAAAACAGACGAATTCAATCAGCCTTATTAAATGACGTCTTGATGGAAGCCACAACGGTCACACCAACGCCAGCGATTAACGGGAAACGTTTGAGAATTTATTACATGACACAAGTGGCGGTTCAACCACCGACATTTGTTGTCTTCGTTAACGACATTAATCTATTACATTTCTCATACCAACGTTTCTTGAAGAATCAACTACGCAAAACGTTTGACTTTACCGGTACACCAATTCATTTGATCCCTCGTCAACGGAAATAA
- a CDS encoding segregation and condensation protein A translates to MTEQLTLILTDFEGPLDLLLHLINQTKIDIYDIPIAEITTQYLDYLHQMQELKLDVAGDYLVMAATLMKIKSKLLLPAPPAMAEALEEDYVDPRQELVDQLLAYQAFQKIATVLQERESERQLLFAKPASANPAEKVVPLARGVIKPRDLAAAVSKMLVEATVQQPDFKTVQNDEITIAEKMDWIIDRLKTRATTTFEQLVINRFDREEIVTTFLAVLELMKERLINCDQADYDEQILVTLKEGIADEPSR, encoded by the coding sequence ATGACTGAACAATTAACGTTAATTTTGACGGATTTTGAAGGACCATTAGACTTATTATTACATTTGATTAATCAGACTAAAATTGATATTTATGATATTCCAATTGCTGAAATCACCACGCAATATCTAGACTACTTGCACCAGATGCAAGAACTGAAGTTAGATGTTGCGGGTGATTATTTAGTAATGGCAGCGACCTTGATGAAAATCAAGAGTAAGCTACTCTTACCAGCGCCACCGGCAATGGCTGAAGCCTTAGAGGAAGATTATGTCGATCCTCGTCAGGAATTGGTAGACCAATTGTTGGCATACCAAGCTTTTCAAAAAATCGCGACGGTCTTACAAGAACGAGAATCTGAAAGACAATTGTTATTTGCGAAACCGGCAAGTGCTAATCCTGCCGAAAAAGTGGTCCCACTGGCGCGTGGCGTAATTAAGCCCCGTGATCTAGCGGCTGCTGTGTCTAAAATGTTGGTTGAGGCGACTGTTCAGCAACCTGATTTTAAGACAGTTCAAAATGATGAAATTACGATTGCTGAAAAGATGGATTGGATTATCGATCGCTTAAAGACGCGAGCAACAACAACTTTTGAACAGTTAGTTATCAACCGTTTTGATCGCGAAGAAATCGTCACAACGTTTTTAGCCGTCTTAGAATTGATGAAAGAACGGCTAATTAATTGTGATCAAGCAGATTATGATGAACAGATATTAGTGACATTGAAAGAAGGTATTGCAGATGAACCATCTCGCTGA
- a CDS encoding ferredoxin, whose translation MLYSKVIPERCIACGLCQLKAPELFDYDHEGVAFFKPDNNAGQTPIENPHELIAFKAAYTACPTRAIVRQEEPFSS comes from the coding sequence ATGCTCTATAGTAAAGTTATCCCTGAGCGGTGTATTGCGTGCGGGTTATGCCAGTTAAAAGCACCTGAACTCTTCGACTATGATCACGAAGGTGTTGCTTTTTTTAAACCGGACAATAATGCCGGCCAAACCCCCATCGAAAATCCGCATGAGCTAATCGCTTTTAAAGCCGCTTATACCGCTTGTCCGACCCGCGCAATCGTCCGTCAGGAGGAACCATTTTCATCGTAG
- a CDS encoding helix-turn-helix domain-containing protein gives MLTDYLLCLFATEPRRYQAIYYTLVGKRTTSNLYAGLAYGLLKWLQIYPNLELAQFQAELTQLQEKGWLMVEDRQAWLTPAGADQKATLMTTLEWPTHYYGPEMGHLQQFQCRLFLAIQIMSEYSHHNTHYFPIETSMRDRVQVVSWFKQHKQDSEMVTQFKQELQQILTQLTPVQADLLANRLVGHQIIGQSQQQLAQKLTIAPLIVTIRLLDAQAHFFAILSQHTTDYPLLAGLLSPLDAILSLSTAQTWTLLQQGQSIETISQKRRVKLGTIREHILETAILQPQFPFERFISPDLETALAALMTEMPDLTFNAAHEQLPTLDFFSYRLYQIKTKVVAA, from the coding sequence ATGTTAACAGACTACTTACTCTGTTTATTTGCGACGGAACCCCGTCGCTACCAAGCCATTTATTATACATTGGTCGGTAAGCGCACCACATCCAACTTGTACGCTGGTTTAGCGTATGGTTTATTAAAGTGGCTTCAGATTTATCCTAATCTAGAATTAGCCCAATTTCAAGCTGAATTAACACAACTACAAGAAAAAGGTTGGTTAATGGTTGAAGATCGGCAAGCTTGGTTGACGCCGGCTGGTGCCGATCAAAAGGCTACATTAATGACGACTTTGGAGTGGCCAACGCATTATTACGGCCCAGAAATGGGCCATTTACAGCAGTTTCAATGCCGCTTATTTTTGGCGATTCAAATTATGTCGGAATATAGTCACCATAACACACATTATTTTCCAATTGAAACTAGCATGCGTGATCGTGTGCAAGTTGTCAGTTGGTTTAAACAGCATAAACAAGATTCAGAGATGGTCACTCAGTTTAAACAAGAATTACAACAGATCTTAACGCAGTTAACACCTGTTCAGGCTGATTTATTGGCGAATCGCTTGGTTGGTCACCAAATAATCGGACAGAGTCAACAGCAACTCGCACAAAAATTAACGATCGCACCACTGATCGTGACCATTCGGTTGTTAGATGCGCAAGCCCATTTTTTTGCCATCCTCAGCCAGCATACAACCGACTATCCGTTATTAGCGGGTTTATTGTCACCATTGGATGCCATCTTGAGTTTAAGTACGGCGCAAACGTGGACGTTATTGCAACAAGGACAATCCATTGAAACGATTAGCCAAAAACGGCGGGTTAAGTTAGGTACGATTAGGGAACACATTTTAGAAACAGCAATCTTGCAGCCGCAGTTTCCGTTTGAGCGGTTTATTAGTCCAGATTTAGAGACCGCTTTGGCTGCTTTGATGACTGAGATGCCGGATTTAACATTTAATGCTGCGCATGAACAATTACCAACACTGGATTTTTTCAGTTATCGGTTATATCAAATTAAAACGAAGGTGGTGGCTGCATGA